From a region of the Acidimicrobiales bacterium genome:
- a CDS encoding NUDIX domain-containing protein — protein MRDRLHRLALRLYRRLPRKGRRWVVRGIAPKYTVGAMCLIARDDGALLLVRLAYRNHWGVPGGLLARGEDPADAAHREALEEIGVEVELLGEPAVVVEPAPQRIDIVYRARLTDAGATPVPSSPEIAEVAWFAPDQLPELQAELTSALMAMSRASHAPMAPLLHTVEPGRPTAEIERLGYG, from the coding sequence ATGCGTGATCGCCTCCACCGCCTGGCGCTGCGGCTGTACCGGCGCCTGCCCCGTAAGGGCCGGCGATGGGTCGTGCGAGGGATCGCTCCGAAGTACACCGTGGGCGCCATGTGCCTCATCGCCCGCGACGACGGGGCCTTGCTGCTCGTGCGGCTGGCATACCGCAACCACTGGGGCGTGCCGGGCGGGTTGCTGGCCCGTGGCGAGGACCCTGCCGACGCGGCCCACCGGGAGGCGCTCGAGGAGATCGGTGTGGAGGTCGAGCTGCTGGGTGAGCCGGCCGTGGTGGTCGAGCCGGCGCCGCAGCGCATCGACATCGTGTACCGCGCTCGCCTCACCGACGCCGGCGCGACGCCGGTGCCGTCCTCGCCAGAGATCGCCGAGGTCGCCTGGTTCGCGCCCGACCAGCTCCCCGAGCTGCAGGCCGAGCTCACGTCCGCGCTCATGGCGATGTCGAGGGCCTCTCACGCGCCGATGGCGCCGTTGCTCCACACGGTCGAGCCGGGCCGCCCGACGGCCGAGATCGAACGCCTCGGGTATGGCTGA
- a CDS encoding DUF523 domain-containing protein — protein MADTSDIPAAGRALPAIVVSACLLGVACDHKGGARTDERVVALGRTHHLVPVCPETVGGLPTPRLAAERQPDGRVVRGDGVDVTSAYRRGAAHAVEVARAAGAARAVLKARSPSCGCHQVYDGTFTRTLVDGEGVTAAALRDAGIDVCSEADLASAGPDSSRTH, from the coding sequence ATGGCTGACACGTCGGACATCCCGGCGGCCGGTCGGGCGCTTCCCGCGATCGTTGTGTCGGCTTGTCTGCTCGGCGTGGCGTGCGATCACAAGGGAGGCGCGCGCACCGACGAACGGGTGGTGGCGCTCGGTCGGACCCACCACCTGGTGCCCGTTTGCCCCGAGACGGTGGGCGGGCTCCCGACCCCGCGTCTGGCGGCCGAGCGCCAGCCCGACGGCCGGGTGGTGCGCGGCGACGGGGTCGACGTCACCAGCGCGTACCGCCGTGGTGCGGCCCATGCCGTCGAAGTCGCACGTGCCGCCGGCGCGGCGCGCGCCGTGCTGAAAGCGCGGTCGCCATCGTGCGGCTGCCACCAGGTCTATGACGGCACCTTCACCCGTACGCTCGTCGACGGCGAGGGCGTCACCGCTGCGGCACTGCGAGACGCCGGTATCGATGTGTGCTCCGAAGCCGACTTGGCGTCCGCGGGTCCGGACAGCTCCCGCACACACTGA
- a CDS encoding alpha/beta hydrolase fold domain-containing protein, translating to MSIDSRRRAGRHDDLAGLPPAWIGVGTCDLFHDEDVAYAEWLGAAGVETELHLVEGAFHGFDAIRPKSRIAQTFLASQVDFLNAALAPTG from the coding sequence TTGTCCATCGATTCCCGACGGCGTGCGGGACGTCACGACGACCTGGCCGGCCTGCCACCCGCATGGATCGGCGTCGGCACCTGCGACTTGTTCCACGACGAAGACGTCGCGTACGCGGAATGGCTCGGAGCCGCCGGGGTCGAGACCGAGCTGCACCTCGTCGAGGGTGCCTTCCACGGCTTCGACGCGATCCGGCCGAAGTCCCGTATCGCCCAGACGTTCCTCGCCAGCCAGGTCGACTTCCTGAACGCCGCGCTCGCACCCACCGGCTGA
- a CDS encoding methyltransferase domain-containing protein gives MAREDEIRSAQRSTWSGLAAGWEKWDSIIVDQLAPVGDAMIGHLAIVADDHVLDVASGTGEPGLTIARLVPDGRIVLTDLVPAMLDVAARRAAARGITNIETEVCSADDLPFGDATFDAVSVRFGLMFFPDLARAAAEFVRVLKPGGRLCSAVWVHPEGNPWTSITMEAIASEVRLPPPDPDGPNMFRWAAPGCVSEAYQRAGLEDVDECDVDVELVTATPEEYWDMMSEHVSLAVAALQQVDDAARGRIRAAAIERVGAFETDGVVRVPGVARCVVGTKPG, from the coding sequence ATGGCCAGAGAGGACGAGATCCGCTCGGCGCAGCGGTCGACGTGGTCCGGGCTGGCAGCGGGATGGGAGAAGTGGGACTCGATCATCGTCGACCAGCTCGCGCCTGTCGGCGACGCCATGATCGGGCATCTCGCCATCGTTGCCGACGACCACGTGCTCGACGTCGCATCGGGTACCGGCGAGCCGGGTCTGACCATCGCGAGGTTGGTGCCGGACGGTCGCATCGTGCTCACCGACCTGGTGCCGGCGATGCTCGACGTGGCGGCGCGGCGCGCCGCCGCACGGGGGATCACCAACATCGAGACCGAGGTGTGCAGCGCGGACGACCTCCCGTTTGGCGACGCCACCTTCGACGCGGTGTCCGTGCGGTTCGGGCTGATGTTCTTCCCGGATCTTGCTCGCGCCGCGGCCGAGTTCGTCCGGGTGCTCAAGCCCGGTGGACGCCTGTGCTCAGCCGTGTGGGTGCACCCTGAGGGGAATCCCTGGACTTCCATCACGATGGAGGCGATCGCGTCCGAAGTGCGGCTCCCGCCCCCGGACCCTGACGGGCCCAACATGTTCCGTTGGGCGGCGCCGGGTTGCGTCAGCGAGGCGTACCAACGTGCCGGATTGGAAGACGTCGATGAGTGCGACGTCGATGTCGAGCTGGTCACGGCCACGCCCGAGGAGTACTGGGACATGATGAGCGAGCACGTGTCGCTCGCGGTCGCCGCGCTCCAACAGGTCGACGACGCGGCGCGCGGCCGAATCAGGGCTGCAGCGATCGAGCGTGTCGGCGCGTTCGAGACCGACGGCGTCGTGCGGGTCCCCGGCGTCGCCCGGTGCGTCGTCGGCACCAAGCCGGGGTGA
- a CDS encoding SRPBCC family protein → MADKLEISRDIAASPEAVYAALSDVTRMGEWSIECHSCEWQEGFDGPSVGAVFDGHNRNGEHEWTSQGKIVEAEPGRSFVFECSMMDVHYATWGYRIEPTDGGCRVTEWSEDLRPEYAIEWSKQVSGIDDRAARNRETMQGTLDRLAAAVE, encoded by the coding sequence ATGGCCGACAAGCTCGAGATCTCACGTGACATCGCCGCGTCGCCGGAGGCGGTGTACGCCGCCCTGTCCGACGTCACCCGGATGGGGGAGTGGTCGATCGAGTGCCATTCCTGCGAGTGGCAAGAGGGCTTCGACGGGCCATCGGTCGGCGCCGTGTTCGACGGCCACAACCGCAACGGCGAACACGAGTGGACCAGCCAGGGGAAGATCGTCGAGGCGGAGCCGGGCCGCTCGTTCGTGTTCGAGTGCTCGATGATGGACGTGCATTACGCCACCTGGGGCTATCGCATCGAGCCGACCGACGGCGGGTGCCGGGTAACCGAGTGGTCTGAGGACTTGCGACCGGAGTACGCGATCGAGTGGAGCAAGCAGGTGTCAGGCATCGACGACCGTGCGGCCCGCAACCGCGAGACCATGCAGGGAACGCTCGACCGTCTCGCCGCGGCGGTGGAGTAG
- a CDS encoding phytanoyl-CoA dioxygenase family protein, translating to MVAVANSADIERFRTDGFFLADGLFSAAECDAMAERIESAAFELALGHAEEGPLSYRPMMHLADEGLARWATDHRWATIVRPLLPEGARLYWEQAVVKPPQARTELPWHQDSGYTPLVPEEYVTCWLALDDADEQNGCLWLQPGSQHDGRQPHHDDGRGGPFRVGHDGPTVDGVAVPVHRGSVLVFSSLLMHKSGPNLTDGARRAWIIQYCPIDARSALSGNLLDDRLQVSDGAGWFDTPVRQRDFDLLAVLANYDQR from the coding sequence GTGGTCGCGGTCGCCAACAGCGCCGACATCGAGCGGTTCCGCACGGACGGCTTCTTCCTGGCCGACGGCCTGTTCAGCGCCGCCGAGTGCGATGCGATGGCCGAGCGGATCGAGTCGGCCGCGTTCGAGCTGGCGCTCGGCCACGCCGAGGAGGGACCGCTGTCCTACCGGCCGATGATGCACTTGGCCGACGAAGGTCTGGCGCGCTGGGCGACCGACCATCGTTGGGCCACGATCGTGCGCCCGCTCCTGCCCGAGGGCGCTCGGCTCTACTGGGAGCAGGCCGTGGTCAAGCCGCCGCAGGCTCGCACCGAGCTGCCGTGGCACCAGGACTCCGGCTACACGCCGCTGGTGCCCGAGGAGTACGTCACGTGTTGGCTCGCGCTCGACGACGCCGACGAACAGAACGGCTGCTTGTGGCTCCAGCCGGGCTCGCAGCACGACGGTCGCCAACCACACCACGACGACGGCCGAGGTGGGCCGTTCCGGGTCGGCCACGACGGGCCGACGGTCGACGGCGTGGCCGTGCCGGTGCACCGGGGCTCGGTGCTGGTGTTCTCGTCGCTGCTCATGCACAAGTCAGGCCCGAACCTCACCGACGGCGCCCGGCGGGCGTGGATCATCCAGTACTGCCCGATCGACGCGCGCTCCGCGCTGTCGGGAAACCTGCTCGACGACCGGCTGCAGGTCAGCGACGGTGCCGGCTGGTTCGACACGCCCGTCCGTCAGCGCGACTTCGACCTGCTCGCCGTGCTGGCCAACTACGACCAGCGGTGA
- a CDS encoding GMC family oxidoreductase translates to MVDRYDVAVIGSGFGGSIAAFRYAAAGLRVIVLERGPAVPDAALAQSEAPDSLYRIYTRYQSVYVPATGRGGLDVLTGSVVGGGSIVYSGVSLRAPSFVFDRTEGGGRRLFPAAITRAELDPFYDLVERNLPVTQMVWRTGDPGEQWRQVPRRGSVWASAARLGGHTVLPIRQAVDDCLHCGWCNTGCQFGRKRDMTKNYLGAARRLGVEVRSGVEVDLVARVAGVWQVIGHPGPGAEGGSGQGVALLQADEVVVAAGAIGSTLLLQRSGISNPHLGRHISGNADLPLGAFMPQRTDVYQGVAMDTVSFDWLRPESTGPHAADKFIVITQHMLPLSTLIDGHGASRSGQPDAWGLTKKQRYRDFGSHFLGLAVIGLDDSEGVIDGPEVSVYQGNRLLPLRYEQSPASKAVWDRARTVCRGIVEDAGGTFVDVAREYPNPQTAHPLGGTRMAVARGDGVVDQDGRVFGQPGLSVLDGSIVPTALAVNPSLTIAALVERAMQRRLRAMGRPDAADLRPDAVLHGRAHR, encoded by the coding sequence ATGGTCGACCGGTACGACGTCGCGGTGATCGGTTCGGGCTTCGGCGGGTCGATCGCGGCGTTTCGCTACGCCGCCGCCGGCCTGCGGGTGATCGTGCTCGAGCGAGGCCCCGCGGTGCCCGACGCGGCGCTCGCCCAGTCAGAAGCGCCCGACTCGCTGTACCGGATCTACACGCGCTACCAGTCGGTCTATGTGCCGGCCACGGGTCGGGGCGGGCTCGACGTGCTGACAGGCTCCGTCGTCGGCGGCGGATCCATCGTGTACTCCGGCGTGTCGCTCCGGGCTCCCTCCTTCGTGTTCGACCGGACCGAAGGGGGTGGCCGGCGCCTGTTCCCTGCCGCGATCACGCGCGCCGAGCTCGATCCGTTCTACGACCTCGTCGAACGCAACTTGCCGGTCACCCAGATGGTCTGGCGGACCGGCGACCCCGGCGAACAGTGGCGCCAAGTACCGAGGCGCGGCTCGGTCTGGGCCAGCGCCGCACGCCTTGGCGGCCACACCGTGTTGCCGATCCGCCAAGCCGTCGACGACTGCCTGCACTGCGGCTGGTGCAACACGGGCTGCCAGTTCGGCCGCAAGCGAGACATGACCAAGAACTACTTGGGCGCGGCGCGCCGGCTCGGCGTCGAAGTGCGCTCGGGTGTGGAGGTCGACCTGGTTGCACGCGTCGCGGGCGTCTGGCAGGTGATCGGGCACCCCGGGCCGGGTGCGGAGGGTGGCTCGGGTCAAGGGGTGGCGTTGCTCCAAGCCGACGAGGTCGTGGTCGCCGCCGGCGCGATCGGAAGCACCCTGCTGCTCCAACGATCCGGGATCAGCAACCCGCATCTCGGCCGCCACATCTCGGGCAACGCCGACTTGCCGCTGGGCGCGTTCATGCCACAGCGAACCGACGTCTACCAAGGTGTGGCGATGGACACGGTCTCGTTCGACTGGCTGCGCCCCGAGTCGACCGGTCCCCACGCGGCCGACAAGTTCATCGTGATCACCCAGCACATGTTGCCGTTGTCGACGCTGATCGACGGGCATGGCGCGTCCCGCTCCGGGCAACCCGACGCGTGGGGCCTGACCAAGAAGCAGCGCTACCGCGACTTCGGCAGCCACTTCCTCGGCCTCGCGGTGATCGGCCTCGACGACTCCGAAGGCGTGATCGACGGCCCCGAGGTCAGCGTGTACCAAGGCAACCGGCTGCTCCCGCTGCGCTACGAGCAGAGCCCGGCGTCGAAAGCGGTCTGGGACCGTGCCCGGACGGTGTGCCGCGGGATCGTCGAGGACGCCGGCGGCACGTTCGTCGACGTCGCCCGCGAGTACCCGAACCCCCAGACCGCGCACCCGCTCGGCGGAACACGGATGGCGGTGGCGCGCGGCGACGGGGTGGTGGACCAGGACGGACGGGTCTTCGGTCAGCCCGGGTTGTCGGTGCTCGACGGATCGATCGTGCCGACCGCGCTCGCCGTGAACCCGTCGCTGACCATCGCTGCGCTGGTCGAGCGGGCAATGCAGCGTCGCTTGCGTGCCATGGGCAGACCTGACGCCGCAGACCTCCGGCCCGACGCGGTCCTCCACGGCAGGGCCCACAGGTGA
- a CDS encoding ferritin-like domain-containing protein — protein sequence MTKTSGPNTPAASTAMIRVLGAIAYGELKAHEEARANAEAATTDAERQAWERVAAQELGHHRGFLHRLEALGADPERAMRPYRRLLDRYHGQQPRGTVEAAVWSVLGEGIAEDLLLWLRRVSDPDTSAWIANVLKDEEEHEAGAQQRALAVVSANPVNRVRAVGALVTMLGRMLRSTEPGPLPLRVFVEVGRPHELVAGITRGYARRAGMVGAAAIGRRAAAA from the coding sequence ATGACCAAGACATCCGGCCCCAACACGCCCGCAGCGTCCACCGCGATGATCCGCGTGCTCGGCGCCATCGCGTACGGCGAGCTCAAAGCACACGAAGAAGCCCGCGCCAATGCCGAGGCGGCCACGACCGACGCCGAGCGCCAGGCGTGGGAGCGCGTCGCCGCGCAGGAGCTCGGCCACCATCGGGGCTTCCTCCACCGGCTCGAAGCCCTCGGCGCCGATCCTGAGCGCGCCATGCGCCCGTATCGAAGGCTGCTCGACCGCTACCACGGCCAACAGCCCCGCGGCACCGTCGAAGCGGCCGTGTGGTCGGTGCTGGGCGAGGGCATCGCCGAAGACCTGCTGCTCTGGCTGCGCCGGGTCTCCGATCCCGACACGTCTGCGTGGATCGCGAACGTGCTGAAGGACGAGGAGGAGCACGAAGCCGGCGCCCAGCAGCGAGCGCTCGCGGTCGTCTCGGCGAACCCGGTCAACCGCGTGCGCGCGGTCGGCGCGCTGGTCACGATGCTCGGACGGATGCTGCGCAGCACCGAGCCCGGTCCACTGCCGCTGCGGGTGTTCGTGGAGGTCGGCCGGCCCCACGAGCTGGTGGCCGGCATCACCCGCGGCTACGCGCGGCGAGCCGGGATGGTCGGCGCGGCGGCGATCGGTCGGCGTGCCGCGGCGGCCTGA
- a CDS encoding medium chain dehydrogenase/reductase family protein, translating into MTNRSRTLVLEAPRQFRPRSLPHPELGDDDGLVRVEACGLCGTDHEQYTGQLHGGFPFVPGHETVGVVEQIGTAASARWGVQAGDRVALEVFQSCRSCDPCRAGNYRHCDVHGIGDMYGFKAVDEPPGLWGGYAEHQYLAPDSMLLPVPATLDPVLATLFNPLGAGIRWAVTVPATSPGEIVAVLGPGIRGLCAAAAAREAGAGFVMVTGRGPRDEGRLAIAAEFGADLAVDVERHDPVKALHGATGGLAHVVVDVTAKAPAAFAQAIRLARAGGRVVVAGTRGGGEAPGFSPDAVVYKELQVFGALGVDVVAYRAAVDLLVADRYPFGALPRAVVGLDGVERLLRSMAGEGDLPPVHGVVRP; encoded by the coding sequence ATGACGAACCGCTCCCGCACACTCGTACTCGAGGCGCCGCGCCAGTTCCGCCCGCGATCGCTGCCCCACCCGGAGCTCGGCGATGACGACGGGTTGGTGCGCGTCGAAGCGTGCGGGCTGTGCGGCACCGACCACGAGCAGTACACCGGCCAGCTCCACGGTGGCTTCCCGTTCGTGCCCGGCCACGAGACCGTGGGCGTCGTCGAACAGATCGGCACGGCGGCGTCGGCCCGTTGGGGCGTGCAGGCCGGCGACCGGGTCGCGCTCGAGGTGTTCCAGTCGTGTCGCAGCTGCGACCCGTGCCGCGCCGGCAACTACCGGCACTGCGATGTGCACGGCATCGGCGACATGTACGGCTTCAAGGCGGTCGACGAGCCACCCGGGCTGTGGGGTGGCTACGCCGAGCATCAGTACTTGGCGCCGGACTCGATGCTGCTCCCGGTGCCCGCGACGCTCGACCCGGTGCTCGCCACGTTGTTCAACCCGCTCGGCGCCGGGATCCGGTGGGCCGTCACGGTGCCGGCAACCAGCCCCGGCGAGATCGTCGCCGTGCTGGGTCCGGGCATCCGCGGGCTGTGCGCGGCAGCTGCGGCACGGGAAGCAGGTGCGGGCTTCGTGATGGTCACCGGTCGTGGACCACGCGACGAGGGACGGCTCGCGATAGCGGCCGAGTTCGGCGCCGATCTCGCCGTCGACGTCGAGCGCCACGATCCGGTCAAGGCGCTGCACGGTGCGACCGGCGGGCTCGCACACGTGGTGGTCGACGTCACGGCCAAGGCACCGGCGGCGTTCGCGCAGGCCATCCGCCTGGCGAGGGCAGGCGGGCGCGTGGTCGTCGCCGGCACCCGCGGGGGCGGTGAGGCGCCGGGCTTCTCGCCCGACGCTGTCGTCTACAAGGAGCTGCAAGTGTTCGGCGCGCTCGGCGTCGATGTCGTGGCGTACCGGGCTGCGGTCGACCTGCTGGTCGCCGACCGCTACCCATTCGGCGCACTCCCCCGCGCGGTCGTGGGGCTCGACGGGGTTGAACGCCTGCTCCGGTCGATGGCAGGCGAGGGTGACCTACCACCCGTGCACGGCGTGGTCCGCCCCTGA
- a CDS encoding nitronate monooxygenase family protein: MQTAIASQLGIEFPIFAFSHCRDVVAAVSKAGGLGVLGAVGHTPELLDTELTWIEEHCGGKPFGVDLLLPSKFVGADAGGLDAKQVGDLLPAEHRAFLDDLLERYGIEVPPAEQRLPTGAGLNVSRRGYEPLLDVAFQHPIALIASALGSPPVDLVERAHGNDVMVAALAGTRDHAVHHAEAGVDLIVAQGTEAGGHTGEIATMVLVPEVVDAVAPTPVLAAGGIGRGRQIAAALALGAQGVWCGSVWLTTEEAETAPVVKEKFLAAGSADTVRSRSLTGKPARMLRTAWTDEWDRPDTPDPLGMPLQTALVSDPQLRIHLASNDPDAPARQLATYFVGQVVGSLDRVRPAGTVVLEMVDEFIDAVQGLEQLVGGANGDR, from the coding sequence ATGCAGACAGCGATCGCTTCGCAGCTCGGCATCGAGTTCCCGATATTCGCTTTCAGCCACTGCCGCGACGTCGTGGCCGCGGTCTCGAAAGCCGGTGGCCTGGGCGTGCTGGGTGCGGTTGGCCACACCCCCGAGCTGCTCGACACGGAACTGACCTGGATCGAGGAGCACTGCGGCGGAAAGCCCTTCGGCGTCGACCTGCTGTTGCCGTCGAAGTTCGTCGGCGCCGACGCGGGCGGCCTCGACGCCAAGCAGGTGGGCGACCTGCTGCCAGCCGAGCACCGGGCGTTCCTCGATGACCTGCTCGAGCGGTATGGGATCGAGGTCCCGCCCGCGGAACAGCGTCTGCCCACCGGCGCAGGTCTCAACGTGTCGCGGCGCGGCTACGAGCCGTTGCTCGACGTCGCGTTTCAGCACCCGATCGCGCTGATCGCGAGCGCGCTCGGGTCCCCGCCTGTCGACCTCGTCGAGCGCGCCCACGGCAACGACGTGATGGTCGCCGCGCTGGCCGGCACCCGAGACCACGCGGTGCACCACGCCGAGGCGGGCGTGGACCTGATCGTGGCCCAGGGCACCGAAGCCGGTGGTCACACCGGCGAGATCGCCACGATGGTCCTGGTCCCGGAAGTGGTGGACGCCGTGGCTCCCACGCCGGTGCTCGCTGCCGGCGGCATCGGGCGCGGCCGCCAGATCGCGGCCGCCCTCGCATTGGGCGCGCAAGGGGTCTGGTGCGGTTCGGTGTGGCTCACCACTGAGGAAGCCGAGACGGCACCGGTGGTGAAGGAGAAGTTCCTCGCTGCCGGCTCGGCCGACACCGTGCGGTCCCGGTCGCTGACCGGCAAGCCCGCCCGGATGCTGCGCACGGCGTGGACCGACGAGTGGGACCGGCCCGACACGCCTGACCCGCTCGGCATGCCGCTGCAGACCGCGCTGGTCAGCGACCCGCAGCTGCGCATCCACCTGGCGTCCAACGATCCCGACGCGCCGGCTCGCCAGTTGGCGACGTACTTCGTGGGGCAGGTGGTCGGCTCGCTCGACCGCGTCCGCCCGGCGGGAACCGTGGTGCTCGAGATGGTCGATGAGTTCATCGACGCCGTCCAGGGGCTCGAGCAACTCGTCGGTGGGGCCAACGGCGACCGATGA
- a CDS encoding TetR/AcrR family transcriptional regulator, translated as MTTKSGKATRRRRASSDEEKSQRRDEIMAAAKQVFARKGFHATTIADIAKAAGLSYGSVYWYFDSKDELFHALMEVEEHALRDHLARSLADPAATVDDFFRIAVRSTFEFFESDRDTVKLLFRDALAFGDRFEKHLGGIYERFITDIEAAIMVARERGDIIDLPPRMVAFTLASLIGQLAHRRLTTDDGVPASAVADFVVTLVLDGLRPRTPAVAAARAPASSRRRTAT; from the coding sequence GTGACGACCAAGAGCGGCAAGGCCACGCGTCGGCGGCGTGCCAGCAGCGACGAGGAGAAGTCGCAACGGCGCGACGAGATCATGGCCGCCGCCAAGCAGGTGTTCGCGCGCAAAGGGTTCCACGCCACGACCATCGCCGACATCGCCAAGGCGGCAGGACTGTCCTACGGCTCGGTGTACTGGTACTTCGACTCCAAAGACGAGCTGTTCCACGCGCTGATGGAGGTCGAGGAGCACGCCCTGCGCGATCACTTGGCACGCTCTCTGGCGGATCCGGCCGCCACCGTCGACGACTTCTTCCGCATCGCCGTGCGCTCCACGTTCGAGTTCTTCGAGTCCGATCGCGACACCGTGAAGCTGCTGTTTCGCGACGCGCTGGCGTTCGGCGACCGCTTCGAGAAGCACCTCGGCGGCATCTACGAGCGCTTCATCACCGACATCGAGGCGGCGATCATGGTGGCCCGCGAGCGTGGCGACATCATCGACCTGCCGCCCCGCATGGTGGCGTTCACGCTGGCGTCGCTCATCGGCCAGCTCGCCCATCGCCGCCTGACGACCGATGACGGCGTGCCGGCCAGCGCAGTGGCCGACTTCGTGGTCACGCTCGTCCTCGACGGCCTGCGCCCGCGGACGCCCGCCGTCGCCGCCGCCCGCGCGCCGGCATCGTCCCGCCGTCGTACGGCCACCTGA
- a CDS encoding PaaI family thioesterase, translated as MADGPTMSDEDQVAYRKAIPDVMGSTPYLSGLGLVFDRYEPDEVTLRLPFRAELTNDGHVYHGGVIATVMDTAGAAAAWSNHDFSKGTRASTVSMSLQYVGVCKGTDLVVHARAVKRGRELTFCEMTATDPDGTPVAHGHLTYRIV; from the coding sequence ATGGCGGACGGCCCGACGATGTCGGACGAGGATCAGGTCGCCTACCGCAAGGCGATCCCCGACGTCATGGGCTCGACGCCTTACTTGTCAGGGCTCGGGCTGGTGTTCGATCGTTACGAGCCCGACGAGGTCACGCTCCGGCTCCCCTTCCGTGCCGAGCTCACCAACGACGGCCACGTGTACCACGGCGGCGTCATCGCCACGGTCATGGACACGGCGGGCGCGGCCGCCGCGTGGTCGAACCACGACTTCTCCAAGGGCACCCGCGCCTCGACGGTCAGCATGTCCTTGCAGTACGTCGGGGTCTGCAAGGGCACCGACCTCGTGGTCCATGCCCGGGCCGTGAAGCGGGGCCGGGAGCTGACCTTCTGCGAGATGACCGCCACCGACCCCGACGGCACGCCGGTGGCGCACGGCCATCTCACGTACCGCATCGTGTGA
- a CDS encoding formate/nitrite transporter family protein: MPTPVPDALRSQEDLAADKADQLLRSPLRYLASSALAGAFIGVAVILLLMVSAPLINGHSASTKLVQGSVFGVALTLVVFAGAELFTGNNMVMVIGMVAKRIKTAQLVGVWVASLVGNLIGSVAFAALVNGSGILDSGATPGKAGPAHAALASIVAGKDHLTGGQVFLRAVLCNFLVCLAMWMAARATSDAAKLICLWWALLAFIASGFEHSIANMTVLSLAAFSGDGHWHSLWNNLVWSVPGNIVGGGALVGLAYAYIGRSTRAARISPAAAGSRRELDPMDELEGQLERPALVPQGARLSPAPAE; the protein is encoded by the coding sequence ATGCCGACCCCCGTACCCGACGCCCTCCGGTCACAGGAGGACCTCGCGGCCGACAAAGCCGACCAACTCCTGCGAAGTCCGTTGCGCTACCTCGCGAGCTCGGCTCTCGCGGGTGCCTTCATCGGCGTGGCGGTGATCTTGTTGTTGATGGTGAGCGCGCCGCTCATCAACGGCCACTCCGCCAGCACCAAGCTCGTACAGGGCTCCGTCTTCGGCGTGGCCCTCACCTTGGTGGTGTTCGCCGGCGCCGAGCTGTTCACCGGCAACAACATGGTGATGGTCATCGGCATGGTCGCCAAGCGGATCAAGACGGCGCAACTGGTAGGCGTGTGGGTCGCCTCGCTGGTCGGCAACCTCATCGGCTCGGTCGCGTTCGCCGCGCTGGTGAACGGCTCGGGCATCCTCGACAGCGGCGCCACCCCCGGCAAGGCCGGGCCCGCCCACGCCGCGCTCGCGTCGATCGTGGCCGGCAAAGACCACCTCACCGGCGGTCAGGTGTTCCTGCGGGCCGTGCTGTGCAACTTCTTGGTGTGCCTGGCGATGTGGATGGCCGCCCGCGCCACCAGCGACGCGGCCAAGCTGATCTGCCTCTGGTGGGCGCTGCTGGCGTTCATCGCCTCGGGGTTCGAACACTCGATCGCGAACATGACCGTCTTGTCGTTGGCGGCGTTCAGCGGCGACGGCCACTGGCACAGCCTGTGGAACAACCTGGTGTGGTCGGTTCCCGGCAACATCGTCGGTGGCGGCGCGCTGGTGGGCTTGGCCTACGCCTACATCGGCCGTTCGACTCGCGCGGCGAGGATCTCACCGGCCGCCGCCGGTTCACGGCGGGAGCTCGACCCGATGGACGAGCTCGAGGGCCAGCTCGAGCGGCCCGCGCTCGTCCCGCAGGGGGCTCGCCTGTCGCCGGCACCGGCCGAGTAG